Proteins found in one Agaribacterium sp. ZY112 genomic segment:
- a CDS encoding (2Fe-2S)-binding protein produces the protein MIEFELNGTKQRLDVDESMPLLWALRDVLKQKGTKFGCGKGLCGACTVHINGQPMRSCSLPISSVQGLKVTTIEGLSKDASHPVQQAWTELNVAQCGYCQSGQMMSAAALLEKVKQPSEQDIVKAMQGNICRCGTYPRIKQAIKLAADLAVEVK, from the coding sequence ATGATTGAGTTTGAATTAAACGGAACAAAGCAGCGCTTAGATGTAGATGAAAGCATGCCTTTGTTGTGGGCTTTGCGCGATGTGCTTAAACAAAAAGGCACTAAATTTGGCTGCGGTAAAGGTTTGTGTGGTGCATGCACGGTGCATATTAATGGCCAGCCTATGCGATCCTGTTCGTTACCTATTTCAAGTGTGCAGGGTTTAAAAGTCACTACTATTGAAGGTTTAAGTAAGGATGCCAGCCACCCCGTTCAGCAAGCTTGGACTGAGCTGAATGTTGCGCAGTGCGGTTATTGCCAAAGTGGGCAAATGATGAGTGCTGCCGCCTTATTAGAAAAGGTAAAACAGCCTAGCGAGCAAGATATTGTCAAGGCTATGCAAGGCAATATTTGCCGCTGCGGTACTTACCCGCGAATTAAACAAGCCATTAAATTGGCAGCTGATTTAGCTGTTGAAGTGAAATAG